AGCCTGATCTGGGGTCTCACCTCGGACGAGTTCAATCCACGCGTACGCGCAGGTAGGGAACGTACTCGAGGAGAGTTGTCCCTCAAAGTTACCGTCTTTACACTGTTGTGTGAGTAAAAAAGCAGTGCCGCGTGTTAGCGCGGATTTAATTTCCTCTGTCATCTATCTTCGGGCAGGAGACCCCATCCTTTAGGTTGGGGAGGAATGCCCGCTCCTGTAATAGAAGTTGAGGCGTGTTAGTACTTTAAAATCAGACCGCTTCGCCCCTGTAGTTAATCGTTTGTTTCCCATACTATATATTGAAAACAAACCCTTTGCGTTAACGCCAGCAAGTCGTGTTAAACCGTATTTGACATGCTTAATCAATTTATTTTTGACGAGGGTTCCTTGACCGAATACACTGCCGCCCACCCGTGAGCGTTTACCACCCTTCGCTTCCTGTTGCCTATGCAACTCTCGACGCTTTATCGGTATCGGTGAGATACACATAAGAGTCGTGTTATCGGGTGTATCCGAACCGCCTACGATATAATAAGCGAGACACCAGCTATCCACGCAATGAGCATCAAAGGTTTCTGATAGTTTCTTTGACGACTTTTTGAGTCCTAACCTATCGCGTATCTCTTGGGTTTCCCACCCGTGAAGGGTTCGCAACTGCCACTGCTTGCGGATTTCGGTATAAAACCACTGCTTACCTACTTCAAGCGGACTAAAGGAGGTATTCCATTTCTTCGCACGTTCTATCGTGCGTGCCTTAATATCTTCTACACAGACGTGTGTGACCGGATACAACTTTGAAAGCCAATCCAGGATACGAAGTTTCCACTCCCACCTCGCACGCGTGCCTGCCGGGATACGTTCTCTATTCGTAAGGCGGTTGGTTCTATTCTTGCGATTCGGACACTTACGAGAGCGTCTACTCCTACGCAACTCTCGACGCTTTTTAACTTTCTTACCGACTTTATTATGCGCGTCTGCCTGAACATTCAAATAGGTATGAGATTCTGATTTGACGGTAAACCCTTCTTTCTTGCTACCCGGGTCTACACCCACAGCAATCTCTTGAGTGTATTGAGAAGTCTCGTAGTTGAGTCGAATACAAAAGAGTCCGTTATCCCAATATGGCGTTGCCTTCCCACTTTTGATAAGGTGTCTGGCAACCGGCGGGGAAGTTGGCATCCGTCGCTGACCTTCTTTAGATTTTATCTGTAGATGTTCGTAAAGGTAGCGTGACTTAATTCGTTCAGGATAAATTTTCGCGCCCGTTCAATTTTGTCAACGATTCTTAAATCTAAAAGGAGGTGCCCGGTTTCGTCCTTTTCCGTTTTTATGGGTACCCAGAAGTCCTCACTTCTCAAATCCCTCGGATTTTCGCGGTACTTGATAGTAAGATCCCTGTTCCCACAATATTGCTTGATTGCTGCTTCAAAAGCCGTGCGAACGTAAATTGCGCAGGCTTTATAGTCATTGGCATCAAGATATTCCCTTGCCTTTTCAAGATATGCCTTATTTTCCACGTATATCGGCACTTCATACTCATCGGTTTGGGAGAAATAGAATTCAACGGCTTTCCACTTTCCGCTACGGGATGTGCGTTGTTTCACAATTTCATACCACGCCTTATCGTAAGTCGTCAAAAAGATTTGGTAGTCTGAGAAATACTCGTCAAGGATATCAAGGACTGGGAGCCGATTTGACATGTCCAAGCCAATGAGGACATCATCTAAGGCGAGAATTTTTAGTGTACTATCAGGTTGGATCAGAATTGATGAAAGATAGATTGCAATTGCCATCGCTGATAGCTTTGCCTCGTTAAGAAAGATGTGATGTGCAGGTATTTCTGTATCAAAGAATTCAACCTTTAAGAGTATCTCTTGATTATCAAGCGTTTTCTTATCTTGATTATATACAAT
This genomic interval from Candidatus Poribacteria bacterium contains the following:
- a CDS encoding AAA family ATPase; translated protein: MRITDIEIKNFRAFPATYQIDLGKTGKNLLVYGENGSGKSSLYLALKHFLESGVDENNEGNKSPAFENHQNIFIQDPGHIKLSLRADRWSKKNTYEWSQRVTGETNDELITEASKVKGFLDYKALLETHYLHRENDTVNLFDLLVDGLLANTINPVTERSLAEDWSAIQPPFPRRNAKTQITALERQIVNFNRELANRLADLRPKVDEILNKFGYDVVLDLDFQGIVYNQDKKTLDNQEILLKVEFFDTEIPAHHIFLNEAKLSAMAIAIYLSSILIQPDSTLKILALDDVLIGLDMSNRLPVLDILDEYFSDYQIFLTTYDKAWYEIVKQRTSRSGKWKAVEFYFSQTDEYEVPIYVENKAYLEKAREYLDANDYKACAIYVRTAFEAAIKQYCGNRDLTIKYRENPRDLRSEDFWVPIKTEKDETGHLLLDLRIVDKIERARKFILNELSHATFTNIYR
- a CDS encoding RRXRR domain-containing protein: MPTSPPVARHLIKSGKATPYWDNGLFCIRLNYETSQYTQEIAVGVDPGSKKEGFTVKSESHTYLNVQADAHNKVGKKVKKRRELRRSRRSRKCPNRKNRTNRLTNRERIPAGTRARWEWKLRILDWLSKLYPVTHVCVEDIKARTIERAKKWNTSFSPLEVGKQWFYTEIRKQWQLRTLHGWETQEIRDRLGLKKSSKKLSETFDAHCVDSWCLAYYIVGGSDTPDNTTLMCISPIPIKRRELHRQQEAKGGKRSRVGGSVFGQGTLVKNKLIKHVKYGLTRLAGVNAKGLFSIYSMGNKRLTTGAKRSDFKVLTRLNFYYRSGHSSPT